In the Methanofastidiosum sp. genome, ACTTTGTATCATGTATTTTGACAGGCTTATTATAGTAGGATTTATTGTTATTCTACTAGGCATCATGCTTATTTTTTCTGGGGCAATTCTCTCCTCTTTTAGAGGCGGTCCAGAGGGCCGCATTGAGACCGGCGGAGTATTATTAATAGGTCCAATTCCGATAATATTTGGAAACTCAAAGCCTCTAATAATTATATCAATAGCTGGTGCTTTCATATTAATGGCAGCCTATTATCTGATTTCAAAGGGTGAATTCATATGATACAAGAAAACGATAGGATTCTATTATTAGACCCCAGGGGGAAAAAATATCTAATTACAGTTACAAGTAGGATATTCCATACAAATCTTGGAAAGCTCGATCTCTCTGAATTAGTTGGGAAGTCTTATGGCGACAAGATTAAATCTCACATGGGAAAGAATTTTTCTATAATAAAGCCAAACATTATTGATTATATTTACATGATGAAAAAGATGCCCCAAACTATTAATCCAGACGACGCATGCCAGATTATTGCAAACACCGGTATATCCGCAGGCGATACAGTAGTTGAAGCAGGTGCCGGGTCAGGTGCAGTGACGTTATTATTATCCTATACAGTTTTTCCTGGAAAAGTATATTCTTATGATATAAATGAGCGCTTTCTAAAGGTGGCCAAAGAGAATCTAGACACATATGGGAAAGGAAATGTGGAGTTTAAACTAAAGGATATCTATGAAGGGATAGACGAGAAAGACGTTGACCTTGTTTCTCTTGATCTCCCAGAGCCGTATAGAGTTGTTGGCCACGCCTATGAAGCTTTAAGGGCGGGTGGATTCATATTCTCGTTTTCTCCCTGTATTGAGCAGGTCATTGATTTCAGAAGAGAAGTATCCAAATACGATTATTCCGAAGTTAAAACAATCGAGTCTATTATAAGAGAATACGAGGTAAAGGAAAAAGGCACAAGGCCAAGAACTAGAATGCTTGGCCACACAGGCTATCTGTCATTTGCAAGAAGAGTCTAGTTACCACCAAACTTCTTTTTTCCCGGCAAGATACCATACAACATTAGACACAAAATGTACGAAAGGAGTTATTATGATAGATAGAAGGACAACTTCAAAAGAAGGAAGTCCTAGAGGTGCTACCAATATTATTGCACCAATCATAAAGTCAAGCTGATCAAGCAAAGGGGCAGAATTCCCACTTTCAATATTTACTCTCCTTTTTACAAAGCTCCCAACAATATCTCCGCCAATTGCACCTGCACCCATTAAAAATCCTCTCAAGATGGCATATCCAAAAGATGGAAAGGGAAGTGCGATATGCTGCAACAGACTTATTATTATTCCAGCAAGAATTCCCACAAAAGCGCCTTTAATGGTTTTACCTTTGCCAAATAATCTTTTACCATCATAAAAGAGCCTCCCCCCGTCAATTGGAGGGCCCCCTCCCCAAACAGCGGGCGCCATATTCGCAATGTAAGGCGGCAGT is a window encoding:
- a CDS encoding DUF131 domain-containing protein, which encodes MYFDRLIIVGFIVILLGIMLIFSGAILSSFRGGPEGRIETGGVLLIGPIPIIFGNSKPLIIISIAGAFILMAAYYLISKGEFI
- a CDS encoding CDP-2,3-bis-(O-geranylgeranyl)-sn-glycerol synthase yields the protein MIEITPLLIFSIIWFILPPYIANMAPAVWGGGPPIDGGRLFYDGKRLFGKGKTIKGAFVGILAGIIISLLQHIALPFPSFGYAILRGFLMGAGAIGGDIVGSFVKRRVNIESGNSAPLLDQLDFMIGAIILVAPLGLPSFEVVLLSIIITPFVHFVSNVVWYLAGKKEVWW
- a CDS encoding tRNA (adenine-N1)-methyltransferase, producing MIQENDRILLLDPRGKKYLITVTSRIFHTNLGKLDLSELVGKSYGDKIKSHMGKNFSIIKPNIIDYIYMMKKMPQTINPDDACQIIANTGISAGDTVVEAGAGSGAVTLLLSYTVFPGKVYSYDINERFLKVAKENLDTYGKGNVEFKLKDIYEGIDEKDVDLVSLDLPEPYRVVGHAYEALRAGGFIFSFSPCIEQVIDFRREVSKYDYSEVKTIESIIREYEVKEKGTRPRTRMLGHTGYLSFARRV